A window of Eriocheir sinensis breed Jianghai 21 chromosome 63, ASM2467909v1, whole genome shotgun sequence contains these coding sequences:
- the LOC126986927 gene encoding zinc finger protein 62-like — protein MAQDLHQGMVVRSDYYVPPEMVGQVVAGWGPSGLPGVPAYTQKRPVPPPPPPEVRDSRRRKSKAYFVCTVSECKEKFTCAENLETHMKLHQVIKPFTCNICGKVCRTESRLNIHQARHANDGENCKCDICERSFSSRSALKKHKLRIHRPLPHKCPYCHAGFEAHRYMAIHVKRAHEKDPPPENDEPVLPTLQVNFETNNFYAQNEGDGKSSCKDRYVSNADGSEVAQPSPATSSPFESQKETKLSSCDMTNTQRKPELVSPPITCEMCTSTFPSVAYLEQHMAVHVNEKSLTCLHCDMKFTNHQLLSNHLKLHNFESEPASAFPSNFGLGSCTQYVPLSGQPTVTRGPQVIGKYICALCSEQFVNLGSLKRHQAKGHNSVELSI, from the coding sequence ATGGCTCAAGATCTCCATCAAGGAATGGTTGTGAGGAGCGACTACTATGTGCCCCCGGAGATGGTGGGTCAGGTGGTGGCAGGGTGGGGGCCGTCCGGGCTGCCTGGAGTCCCGGCCTACACCCAAAAGAGACctgtccctccacctccacctccagaaGTGAGAGATTCAAGGAGACGCAAGTCCAAGGCATACTTTGTTTGTACGGTGTCTGAGTGCAAAGAAAAATTCACTTGTGCAGAAAATTTAGAAACTCATATGAAGCTGCACCAAGTAATTAAACCATTCACATGTAATATCTGTGGTAAAGTGTGTCGAACAGAAAGTAGACTTAACATCCACCAGGCGAGGCATGCCAACGATGGGGAGAATTGCAAGTGTGACATTTGTGAGCGGAGTTTTTCAAGTCGCAGTGCACTGAAGAAGCACAAGCTGAGAATACACAGACCTCTACCTCACAAATGCCCATACTGTCATGCTGGCTTTGAGGCACATCGGTACATGGCCATCCACGTCAAGAGAGCCCATGAGAAGGACCCTCCACCTGAAAATGATGAGCCTGTCCTTCCTACACTTCAGGTCAACTTTGAAACAAATAACTTTTATGCTCAAAATGAAGGTGATGGAAAAAGCTCCTGTAAGGATAGGTATGTTAGTAATGCTGATGGAAGTGAAGTTGCACAGCCATCACCAGCAACCAGTTCTCCATTTGAAAGTCAGAAGGAAACAAAGTTGAGTTCATGTGATATGACCAACACTCAGAGAAAGCCAGAGCTTGTCAGTCCTCCCATCACTTGTGAAATGTGCACTTCAACATTTCCTTCTGTAGCCTATCTGGAGCAGCACATGGCTGTTCATGTCAATGAAAAAAGTCTCACTTGTCTGCATTGTGATATGAAGTTTACAAATCATCAACTTTTGAGTAACCACTTGAAGCTCCATAACTTTGAGTCTGAACCAGCGTCGGCTTTCCCCTCAAATTTCGGTCTTGGAAGTTGTACTCAGTATGTTCCCCTGTCAGGACAACCAACAGTCACCCGAGGCCCTCAGGTGATTGGCAAATATATCTGTGCACTGTGCAGTGAACAGTTTGTGAATCTTGGCAGTCTGAAGCGCCATCAAGCCAAGGGACACAACTCTGTAGAATTAAGTATATGA